A genomic stretch from Telopea speciosissima isolate NSW1024214 ecotype Mountain lineage chromosome 7, Tspe_v1, whole genome shotgun sequence includes:
- the LOC122668503 gene encoding uncharacterized protein LOC122668503, with amino-acid sequence MVIKGFPFRFFKWTRFFKPGLESPIVPVWVSFPNLPVSLFHGNFFRSVAGVVGKVLRVDGATSGYTRTVVARACVEVDLLFDLPDRIWIGCRSSGLFQKVVFERLPSFCVECCKLGHVRENCRKRPGVDTVLPKKSEAKGKDLPCNPVNDGEALSCEGGVNVFDDPGEEVVTPCVNKGKEP; translated from the coding sequence ATGGTTATCAAAGGTTTCCCGTTTAGGTTCTTTAAGTGGACGAGGTTCTTTAAGCCTGGTTTGGAGTCACCGATTGTGCCGGTCTGGGTCTCCTTCCCCAACCTGCCGGTCAGTCTGTTTCACGGGAATTTCTTTCGCTCAGTAGCTGGCGTGGTTGGAAAGGTCTTGAGGGTGGATGGAGCGACTTCTGGGTACACAAGAACAGTGGTTGCGAGGGCTTGCGTAGAGGTTGATCTTCTTTTCGATCTTCCCGACCGGATTTGGATTGGGTGCAGATCTTCTGGTCTTTTTCAGAAAGTGGTGTTTGAGCGATTACCCTCCTTCTGTGTGGAATGCTGCAAGTTGGGGCATGTGAGGGAGAATTGTCGTAAAAGGCCTGGTGTAGACACGGTTTTGCCCAAGAAATCTGAAGCTAAAGGGAAGGATTTGCCTTGTAACCCCGTGAATGATGGAGAAGCTTTAAGCTGTGAGGGTGGTGTGAATGTTTTTGACGATCCTGGGGAGGAGGTGGTTACTCCTTGTGTCAACAAAGGAAAAGAACCCTAG
- the LOC122668502 gene encoding receptor-like protein 48: MFGNLKNLKILDLSNNLLSLEAGNNTSSTLPQLQGLYMGSCHIKEFPNFLRTQDKLQSLDLSNNQIQGHVPSWIWKGTLSFLDLSHNNLSGTIPEESICKLNSLKIFVASYNNLSGSIPECLGNIGTLSVLNLKENSFHGLIPPHFTSASCSLKMLNLGVNKLEGQVPKSLANCTTLEILDLGKNEIFDTYPS, from the coding sequence ATGTTTGGGAACCTTAAGAACCTTAAGATTCTTGATCTTTCAAACAACCTATTGTCACTTGAAGCTGGCAACAATACCAGTTCTACTCTTCCCCAGCTTCAAGGGTTGTACATGGGATCTTGCCACATAAAAGAATTCCCAAATTTCTTGAGAACTCAAGATAAATTGCAGAGTTTAGACCTTTCAAACAACCAAATCCAGGGACATGTACCTAGTTGGATATGGAAGGggactctttcttttttggatcTTTCTCACAACAACTTGAGCGGTACAATTCCGGAGGAATCGATATGTAAATTGAATAGTCTAAAAATCTTTGTTGCCTCTTACAACAACTTGAGCGGTTCAATTCCGGAATGTCTAGGCAACATTGGCACCCTCTCAGTATTGAATCTAAAAGAGAATAGTTTTCATGGATTAATACCTCCACATTTTACAAGTGCAAGCTGCAGCCTGAAGATGCTCAATCTCGGTGTAAACAAATTAGAAGGCCAAGTGCCCAAGTCATTGGCTAATTGCACAACACTAGAGATTCTAGACCTTGGGAAGAACGAGATATTTGATACTTACCCTTCCTAG